From the genome of Hymenobacter sp. PAMC 26628, one region includes:
- a CDS encoding DUF6728 family protein: MNGKDLFNFGPAFGYFFRKNDPARKTNFNLKTMHFINKLSLAMFLVCLVIMFFRYVL; this comes from the coding sequence ATGAACGGTAAAGACCTCTTTAATTTCGGCCCCGCCTTCGGGTATTTCTTCCGTAAGAACGACCCCGCCCGCAAAACCAACTTCAACCTCAAAACCATGCACTTCATCAATAAGCTCAGCTTGGCAATGTTCCTGGTGTGCCTGGTGATAATGTTCTTCCGCTACGTGTTGTAG
- a CDS encoding MmcQ/YjbR family DNA-binding protein, with product MNIEDFRAYCLSLPGATEETPFGPDTLVFKVGGKIFALTDLQTFGSVNLKCEPERAAELREQHDYVLPGFHMNKKHWNTVLIGTGAPDAKVRAWTAESYQLVAAALPKAARAALARALED from the coding sequence ATGAACATTGAGGATTTTCGCGCTTATTGCCTCAGTCTGCCGGGCGCCACGGAAGAAACGCCGTTTGGCCCCGACACGTTGGTGTTTAAAGTGGGCGGCAAAATATTTGCCCTCACCGATTTGCAAACCTTTGGCAGTGTAAATTTGAAGTGCGAGCCCGAGCGGGCCGCCGAGCTGCGCGAGCAGCACGACTACGTACTGCCCGGCTTCCACATGAACAAGAAGCACTGGAACACGGTGCTCATCGGCACCGGGGCCCCCGACGCCAAGGTGCGGGCCTGGACGGCCGAATCGTACCAGTTGGTGGCCGCCGCGCTGCCCAAAGCCGCGCGGGCCGCCCTAGCCCGTGCCCTCGAAGACTAG
- a CDS encoding Rrf2 family transcriptional regulator produces the protein MLSLLASQGPAVLLTSERMAGSVNTNPVVIRRILGQLKKAGLVEVRAAAGGTFLRRAPASISLLDVYQAVEVVAEGKLFHVHASPNPRCAVGRNIQAALDATLARAQTALERELARVTLAQVVTDLALPAGS, from the coding sequence GTGCTTTCGCTCCTGGCAAGCCAGGGCCCCGCCGTGCTGCTTACCTCGGAGCGCATGGCCGGCAGCGTGAACACCAACCCGGTGGTCATCCGCCGCATCTTGGGCCAGCTCAAAAAAGCGGGGCTGGTGGAGGTGCGGGCGGCGGCAGGCGGTACATTTCTGCGGCGTGCGCCGGCCAGCATTTCGCTGCTCGACGTGTACCAGGCCGTTGAAGTGGTGGCCGAAGGCAAGCTGTTCCACGTGCATGCCTCGCCCAACCCGCGGTGCGCCGTGGGGCGCAACATTCAGGCTGCGCTGGACGCGACGCTGGCGCGCGCCCAAACGGCCCTGGAGCGGGAGCTGGCCCGCGTGACATTGGCCCAGGTAGTGACCGATCTGGCATTGCCGGCTGGCAGTTGA
- a CDS encoding NAD(P)-dependent oxidoreductase, protein MKIALIGATGFVGSNLLREALMRGHQVTAIVRSPAKLTVAHDHLTVVQGDVTHVGALAAQLAGHDVVLSAFNPGWDNPNIYADSLAGSKDIETAAEQSGVPRLVVIGGAGSLFIDGQQLVDGPQFPAEIKAGATAARDYLNVLKQNTTLDWTFFSPAIEMHQGIDTGRTGHYRLGTDSPVFDASGRSVLSGEDLAVAVLDEVEQPKFSKQRFTAAY, encoded by the coding sequence ATGAAAATTGCTCTTATCGGCGCTACCGGTTTTGTAGGCTCCAACTTGCTGCGCGAAGCCCTGATGCGCGGCCACCAAGTAACCGCCATCGTACGCAGCCCCGCCAAGCTTACCGTAGCCCACGACCACCTGACCGTGGTGCAGGGCGACGTGACCCACGTGGGGGCCCTGGCCGCGCAGCTGGCTGGCCACGACGTGGTGCTGAGCGCCTTCAACCCGGGCTGGGACAATCCCAACATCTACGCCGATTCGCTGGCGGGCTCGAAGGACATCGAAACGGCGGCCGAGCAATCGGGGGTGCCGCGCCTGGTGGTGATTGGCGGGGCCGGCAGCCTTTTCATCGACGGCCAGCAGCTGGTGGATGGGCCCCAGTTCCCGGCCGAAATAAAGGCGGGCGCTACCGCGGCCCGCGACTACTTGAACGTGCTGAAACAGAACACCACGCTCGACTGGACGTTCTTCAGCCCCGCCATCGAAATGCACCAGGGCATCGACACCGGCCGCACCGGCCACTACCGCCTGGGCACCGACAGCCCGGTGTTTGACGCTAGCGGCCGCAGCGTGCTCTCGGGCGAAGACCTGGCCGTGGCGGTGCTGGACGAGGTGGAACAGCCCAAATTCAGCAAGCAGCGCTTCACGGCCGCCTATTAG
- a CDS encoding M14 family metallopeptidase — translation MVSLLLRGQAAMRALRGAGRGLLLGLALPLASAAQTAPADAAGPLLTPDQFLGYPLGSQFTPQAEVLRYAAHVVAHSPGRMKVVPYGKTYEKRTLEVIEIASAENFGQLDAIQHNGRRLASLESGTASRQMPAVCWMSYNVHGNEASSSEAVMQVLYDLANLQDQQIQGWLKNTVVLIDPCVNPDGHDRYVNWNNSARNRVPNASPDAWQNRNPWPGGRYNHYYFDLNRDWAWQTQQESRQRIVLYNQWLPQVHADFHEMGPNSSYYFSPAAKPYHADITPWQRKFQGIIGDYNRAVFDKNNWLYFTRETYDLFAPTYGDTWPSFNGAIGMTYEQGGQTGTAYGRADGDTLTLAQRIAHHHAASRATLQATSERHDDLLREFQAYFTDAKTKPRGPYKTFVLASGNDPGQLKMLTQYLERQQISYGFAPKKLRTRGYNYASGKTEDVEIAPHDVLVSMYQPKSTLVKVLFEPRPQLEDSLTYDITSWALPYSFGVKAYALAQRLDASGPTPTPAVVKGSAAAPTDKPYAYLARWNNLQDVRFLSQLLQQKVKVRFAEKDFEAEGQKYAPGTLIITRTGNEALGPKFDQIVRAQADSAGTVVQAVKTGFSTTGRDLGSGTVHFVKQPVVAVVAGPGIDATAFGEVWHFFEQQLGYPITVLGTDYLSRVNMAKIDVLILPDGSYADIYPDKALESLKAWVRGGGKLIAMEGGMKFLANKKDFLLKAKAADSVALKKEEKANPYLPLRRYGNADRESTEDQALGTIYRVQLDNTHPLAFGYGGTYSALIRTPLSYRFLSKGGWNVGVIKKDGYYSGYAGTKARKELVDTLVLGEQDLGRGQVIYLGDNPLFRAFWQSGKLLFGNAVFLVGQ, via the coding sequence ATGGTTTCTCTACTCTTGCGCGGGCAAGCGGCGATGCGCGCCCTGCGCGGCGCCGGCCGCGGGCTGCTGCTGGGCCTGGCCTTGCCCCTGGCCAGCGCCGCCCAAACCGCCCCGGCCGACGCCGCGGGGCCCCTGCTCACCCCCGATCAGTTCCTGGGCTACCCACTGGGCAGCCAGTTCACGCCCCAGGCCGAGGTGCTGCGCTACGCTGCCCACGTGGTGGCGCACTCGCCCGGCCGCATGAAAGTGGTGCCCTACGGCAAAACCTACGAGAAGCGGACCCTGGAGGTCATCGAGATTGCCAGTGCCGAAAACTTCGGCCAGCTCGATGCCATTCAGCACAACGGCCGCCGGCTGGCCAGCCTCGAAAGCGGCACCGCCAGCCGCCAAATGCCGGCCGTGTGCTGGATGAGCTACAACGTGCACGGCAACGAAGCCAGCTCCTCCGAAGCTGTGATGCAGGTGCTTTACGACCTGGCCAACCTCCAGGACCAGCAAATCCAGGGCTGGCTGAAGAATACGGTCGTACTGATTGACCCCTGCGTGAACCCCGACGGCCACGACCGCTACGTGAACTGGAACAACAGCGCCCGCAACCGAGTGCCCAACGCCTCGCCGGACGCCTGGCAAAACCGCAACCCCTGGCCCGGCGGGCGCTACAACCACTACTACTTCGACCTGAACCGTGACTGGGCCTGGCAAACCCAGCAGGAAAGCCGCCAGCGCATCGTGCTGTATAACCAGTGGCTGCCGCAGGTGCACGCCGATTTCCACGAGATGGGCCCCAACAGCTCGTACTACTTCTCGCCGGCCGCCAAGCCCTACCACGCCGACATCACGCCCTGGCAGCGCAAGTTCCAGGGCATCATCGGCGACTACAACCGGGCCGTGTTCGACAAGAACAACTGGCTGTACTTCACCCGCGAAACCTACGATTTGTTCGCCCCCACCTACGGCGACACCTGGCCCAGCTTCAACGGCGCCATCGGCATGACCTACGAGCAAGGCGGCCAAACCGGCACCGCATATGGCCGCGCCGACGGCGATACCCTCACGCTGGCCCAGCGCATTGCCCACCACCACGCCGCCAGCCGCGCCACCCTCCAGGCCACGTCCGAGCGCCACGACGACCTGCTGCGCGAGTTCCAGGCCTACTTCACCGACGCCAAAACCAAGCCCCGGGGCCCCTACAAAACCTTCGTGCTGGCCTCCGGCAACGACCCCGGACAGCTGAAAATGCTGACCCAGTACCTGGAGCGCCAGCAAATCAGCTACGGCTTCGCGCCCAAGAAGCTGCGCACCCGCGGCTACAACTACGCCTCCGGCAAAACCGAGGACGTGGAAATTGCGCCCCACGACGTACTCGTGAGCATGTACCAGCCCAAATCGACGCTCGTAAAAGTGCTGTTCGAGCCGCGCCCGCAGCTGGAAGATTCGCTCACCTACGACATCACGTCGTGGGCCCTGCCCTACTCGTTTGGGGTGAAGGCCTACGCCCTGGCCCAGCGCCTCGACGCCTCGGGCCCCACGCCCACCCCGGCCGTGGTGAAGGGCAGCGCCGCCGCCCCCACCGACAAGCCCTACGCCTACCTCGCCCGCTGGAACAACTTGCAGGACGTGCGCTTCCTCAGCCAACTGCTTCAGCAGAAGGTGAAAGTGCGCTTCGCCGAAAAGGATTTTGAGGCCGAGGGGCAGAAGTACGCGCCCGGCACGCTCATCATCACCCGCACCGGCAACGAGGCCCTGGGGCCCAAATTTGACCAGATCGTGCGGGCCCAGGCCGACTCGGCGGGCACGGTGGTGCAGGCCGTGAAAACGGGCTTCTCGACCACCGGGCGCGACCTGGGCTCGGGCACGGTGCACTTCGTGAAGCAGCCCGTGGTGGCCGTGGTGGCGGGCCCCGGCATCGACGCCACGGCCTTTGGCGAGGTGTGGCACTTCTTCGAGCAGCAGCTCGGCTACCCCATCACGGTGCTCGGCACCGATTACCTGAGCCGGGTGAACATGGCCAAAATCGACGTCCTGATCCTGCCCGACGGCAGCTACGCCGACATCTACCCCGACAAGGCCCTGGAAAGCCTCAAGGCCTGGGTGCGCGGCGGCGGCAAGCTCATCGCCATGGAAGGCGGCATGAAATTCCTGGCCAACAAGAAGGATTTCCTGCTGAAAGCCAAGGCCGCCGACTCCGTGGCCCTCAAGAAGGAGGAAAAGGCCAACCCCTACCTGCCGCTGCGCCGCTACGGCAACGCCGACCGCGAAAGCACGGAGGACCAGGCCCTGGGTACCATCTACCGCGTGCAGCTCGACAACACGCACCCGCTGGCTTTTGGCTACGGCGGCACCTATTCGGCCCTCATTCGCACGCCGCTCAGCTACCGCTTCCTAAGCAAGGGCGGCTGGAACGTGGGTGTCATCAAGAAGGACGGCTACTACTCGGGCTACGCCGGCACCAAGGCCCGCAAGGAGCTGGTGGATACGCTAGTACTGGGCGAGCAGGACCTCGGCCGCGGCCAGGTCATCTACCTCGGCGACAACCCGCTGTTCCGCGCCTTCTGGCAGAGCGGCAAGCTGCTGTTCGGCAACGCCGTGTTCCTGGTCGGGCAGTAG
- a CDS encoding S9 family peptidase — MKNVLPLLAALALPPLAAGAQTAPAPRPLSLRDLAQMRDVADPNLSPDGAWVAYTVARVDTATDKRDADIWMARTDGSQNLRVTTNPASESKPRFSPDGKYLSFVSSRGEDDGGNAQLWLLNRAGGEAEKVTKLKGSVSDYVWSPDGQRIAMILKDADPDSLTAAQKAKKKTAPPIVIDRFQFKQDVDGYLNKQRQHLYVFDVATRRLVCLTPGPYDEHLPAWSPDGKQLAFSSKRGPDPDRHDNYDLFLIDAQAGAPARPLLATDVPESAPNYGSRPAWSPDGRHIAFVQGGPKEQLVYALHQLMVVDVAGGPARPLTAGLDRNTTQPEWVPDGKSVYFLLEDDRAESLMRVPAAGGKPEKVLAGARQVGGFALASKGQLVVLSSQPQQPTEVFALNKKGGLKPLSKQNDAWLKGVTLGAVEPIQAKSKDGTLVSGFTIKPVGYQAGRKYPAILRIHGGPVAQFGYGFAFEWQYFAANGYAVVVANPRGSSGRGLEYSKAIFADWGNKDTDDVLAVVDYAVAQGLADPDRLGVGGWSYGGIMTDQVIARDQRFKAAVSGASIGNVLAGYGTDQYIRDYETELGTPWKNTDVYLRVSYPFFHADQIKTPTLFVCGEKDFNVPLLNTEQMYQALKSLNVPTQLVIYPGQFHGVTTPSYVKDRYVRYLNWYNKYLMPKGTATASGQ; from the coding sequence ATGAAGAACGTGCTACCCTTGCTGGCCGCCCTGGCCTTGCCACCACTGGCCGCCGGGGCCCAAACCGCCCCCGCGCCGCGCCCCTTGAGCCTGCGCGACCTGGCCCAGATGCGCGACGTGGCCGACCCCAACCTGTCGCCCGACGGGGCCTGGGTGGCCTACACCGTGGCCCGCGTGGACACGGCCACCGACAAGCGCGACGCCGACATCTGGATGGCCCGCACCGACGGCAGCCAGAACCTGCGCGTCACCACCAACCCGGCCAGCGAAAGCAAGCCCCGCTTCAGCCCCGACGGCAAGTACCTGAGCTTCGTGTCGAGCCGCGGCGAGGACGACGGCGGCAATGCCCAGCTCTGGCTGCTGAACCGCGCCGGCGGCGAGGCCGAGAAAGTCACCAAGCTGAAAGGCAGCGTGTCGGACTACGTGTGGAGCCCCGACGGCCAGCGCATCGCCATGATCCTCAAGGACGCCGACCCCGACTCGCTCACCGCCGCCCAGAAAGCCAAGAAGAAAACCGCGCCCCCCATCGTCATCGACCGCTTCCAGTTCAAGCAGGACGTGGACGGCTACCTGAACAAACAGCGCCAGCACCTGTACGTGTTCGACGTGGCCACGCGCCGGCTCGTGTGCCTCACCCCGGGGCCCTACGACGAGCACCTGCCCGCCTGGAGCCCCGACGGCAAGCAGCTGGCCTTCAGCAGCAAGCGCGGCCCCGACCCCGACCGCCACGACAACTACGACCTGTTCCTGATTGACGCCCAAGCCGGGGCCCCCGCCCGGCCGCTGCTCGCCACCGACGTGCCCGAGAGCGCGCCCAACTACGGCAGCCGCCCCGCCTGGAGCCCCGACGGCCGGCATATTGCCTTCGTGCAAGGGGGGCCCAAGGAGCAGCTCGTATACGCCCTGCACCAGCTCATGGTGGTGGACGTGGCCGGGGGCCCCGCCCGCCCCCTCACCGCCGGCCTCGACCGCAACACCACCCAGCCCGAGTGGGTCCCCGACGGCAAAAGCGTCTATTTCCTGCTCGAAGACGACCGCGCCGAATCGCTGATGCGGGTGCCGGCCGCCGGTGGCAAACCCGAGAAAGTGCTGGCGGGGGCCCGCCAGGTGGGCGGCTTCGCCCTGGCCAGCAAAGGACAGCTCGTGGTGCTCAGCAGCCAGCCCCAGCAGCCCACCGAGGTGTTTGCGCTGAATAAGAAGGGGGGGCTGAAGCCACTTTCCAAACAGAACGACGCCTGGCTGAAGGGCGTCACGCTCGGTGCCGTCGAGCCCATCCAGGCCAAAAGCAAGGACGGCACGCTGGTGAGCGGCTTCACCATCAAGCCGGTGGGCTACCAGGCGGGCCGCAAGTACCCGGCCATCTTGCGCATCCACGGGGGCCCCGTGGCGCAGTTCGGCTACGGCTTTGCGTTTGAGTGGCAATACTTTGCCGCCAACGGCTACGCCGTGGTGGTGGCCAACCCGCGCGGCAGCTCGGGCCGGGGCCTGGAGTACAGCAAGGCCATTTTTGCCGATTGGGGCAACAAGGACACCGACGACGTGCTGGCCGTGGTGGACTACGCCGTGGCGCAAGGCCTGGCCGACCCCGACCGTCTCGGCGTGGGCGGCTGGAGCTACGGCGGCATCATGACCGACCAAGTCATTGCCCGCGACCAGCGCTTCAAGGCCGCCGTGAGCGGGGCCAGCATCGGCAACGTGCTGGCCGGCTACGGCACCGACCAGTACATCCGCGACTACGAAACCGAGCTGGGCACGCCCTGGAAAAATACCGACGTGTACCTGCGCGTCTCGTACCCGTTCTTCCACGCCGACCAAATCAAAACCCCCACGCTCTTCGTGTGCGGCGAGAAGGATTTCAACGTGCCCCTGCTCAACACCGAGCAAATGTACCAAGCCCTCAAAAGCCTGAACGTGCCCACCCAGCTCGTCATCTACCCCGGCCAGTTCCACGGCGTCACCACGCCCAGCTACGTGAAGGACCGCTACGTGCGCTACTTGAACTGGTACAACAAGTACCTGATGCCCAAGGGCACGGCCACAGCCTCCGGGCAGTAG
- a CDS encoding type II toxin-antitoxin system RelE/ParE family toxin, with protein MSFEIVLTKSFKRTAKPLVKRFASFEQDLTAFGEELLANPQAGEPLGRDCYKVRVRIAAKGKGKSGGARVITCVKIIGEQIFLLTIYDKSEQDSISDNERDDLLRENDLL; from the coding sequence ATGAGCTTCGAAATAGTCCTGACCAAGAGCTTTAAGCGCACTGCCAAGCCTTTAGTCAAGCGATTTGCTTCATTTGAACAAGATTTAACTGCTTTTGGGGAAGAGCTTTTAGCTAATCCACAAGCTGGCGAACCGCTGGGCCGCGACTGTTATAAAGTGCGCGTCCGCATAGCGGCGAAAGGCAAAGGCAAGAGCGGCGGTGCCCGTGTAATTACTTGCGTCAAAATAATCGGTGAGCAAATATTCCTGCTCACGATTTATGATAAATCGGAGCAAGATTCTATTTCGGACAATGAGCGTGATGACTTGTTGCGAGAGAATGATTTGCTGTAA
- a CDS encoding leucine--tRNA ligase encodes MPAYRPEEIEKKWQAHWKTHQTFKADNHSSKPKYYVLDMFPYPSGAGLHVGHPLGYIASDIVARYQRLQGRNVLHPMGFDSFGLPAEQYAIQTGQHPAVTTEQNIETYIRQLQQLGFSYDWSREVRTSDPQYYKWTQWIFLQLFNSWYNLDTDQAEHIRTLQAKFAEGGSAGIRAAGGDEERHEFSAGQWQSFTEKQKLAAILPYRLAYQQDTYVNWCPALGTVLSNDEVKDGLSERGGYPVERRLMPQWNLRITAYADRLLQGLNALDWPDAVKEMQRNWIGKSIGAEVTFPVQGHEGTDIKVYTTRVDTIYGATFLVLAPEHELVDQLTTPGQRAAVDEYIAATKRRSERDRMADVKAVSGVFTGAYAANPVDGAPVPIWLADYVLAGYGTGAVMAVPSGDQRDYLFAKHFDLPIPAISDAQKDLHQQADPTKEGRYINSGIVNGLTYKEATTTLIAFLEEKGLGKGKTNFRLRDAIFGRQRYWGEPIPVYYKDGTAYGVAEADLPLVLPEIDEYKPTEHGEPPLGRATDWKYRGQHEFELSTMPGWAGSSWYYLRYMDPENADRFVGEEAEKYWGQVDLYMGGAEHATGHLLYSRFWYLFLKDLGLVTGTEPFQKLINQGMILGRSNFVYRLNVSWHKHGKDGSSEQLISPPVFVSKNLLDRWIANNYEFSGTDWLIWKPVLNKIGDSFSSPAETFTYNEGMQTMKFDTNAFYTPLHVDVSIVHNDVLDTEAFKKWRPDYAKSEFIFEEDGRYVCGSEVEKMSKAKFNVVNPDVLVAQYGADALRLYEMFLGPLEQFKPWNTNGISGVGSFLKKFWRLFHPEDGALAVTDEPAAPAELKALHRVIQKVAHDIEKFSFNTCVSTFMIAVNELTALGTHKRAILEPLTLLLSPFAPHLAEELWAELGHAPGSISQAAYPEFREEFLVEANVTYPVAINGKVRDQRQFAATATAAEIETAIRESDFLTRFGEGKAVKKVVVVPGRMVNVVV; translated from the coding sequence ATGCCCGCCTACCGTCCCGAAGAGATTGAAAAAAAGTGGCAAGCCCACTGGAAAACGCACCAGACCTTCAAGGCCGACAACCACTCCAGCAAGCCCAAGTACTACGTGCTCGACATGTTCCCGTACCCCTCGGGGGCGGGGCTGCACGTGGGGCACCCGCTGGGCTACATCGCCTCCGACATCGTGGCCCGCTACCAGCGCCTGCAGGGCCGCAACGTGCTGCACCCCATGGGGTTCGACTCGTTTGGCCTGCCCGCCGAGCAGTACGCCATCCAGACCGGCCAGCACCCGGCCGTGACGACGGAGCAGAACATTGAAACATACATCCGGCAGCTCCAGCAGCTGGGCTTCAGCTACGACTGGAGCCGCGAGGTGCGCACCTCCGACCCGCAGTACTACAAGTGGACGCAGTGGATTTTCCTCCAGCTGTTCAATAGCTGGTACAACCTGGATACCGACCAGGCCGAGCACATCCGCACCTTGCAGGCCAAGTTTGCCGAAGGCGGCAGCGCGGGCATCCGCGCGGCGGGCGGCGATGAAGAGCGGCACGAGTTTTCGGCCGGCCAGTGGCAGAGCTTCACCGAGAAGCAGAAGCTCGCCGCCATCCTTCCCTACCGCCTGGCCTACCAGCAGGACACCTACGTGAACTGGTGCCCGGCGCTGGGCACGGTGCTCAGCAACGACGAGGTGAAGGACGGCCTTTCGGAGCGCGGCGGCTACCCCGTCGAGCGCCGCCTGATGCCGCAGTGGAACCTGCGCATCACCGCCTACGCCGACCGCCTACTCCAGGGCCTCAACGCCCTGGACTGGCCCGACGCCGTGAAGGAGATGCAGCGCAACTGGATTGGCAAGAGCATTGGGGCCGAGGTTACCTTCCCGGTGCAGGGCCACGAAGGCACTGACATTAAGGTGTATACCACGCGGGTTGACACCATCTACGGCGCTACGTTCCTGGTGCTGGCCCCCGAGCACGAGCTAGTGGACCAGCTCACCACGCCCGGCCAGCGCGCCGCCGTGGACGAGTACATCGCCGCCACCAAGCGCCGCTCGGAGCGCGACCGCATGGCCGACGTGAAGGCCGTGTCGGGCGTGTTCACGGGGGCCTACGCTGCCAACCCCGTGGATGGGGCCCCCGTGCCCATCTGGCTCGCCGACTACGTGCTGGCCGGCTACGGCACCGGCGCGGTGATGGCCGTGCCCAGCGGCGACCAGCGCGACTACCTCTTCGCCAAGCACTTCGACCTGCCCATCCCGGCCATTTCGGACGCCCAAAAGGACCTCCACCAGCAGGCCGACCCCACCAAGGAAGGCCGCTACATCAACTCGGGCATCGTCAACGGCCTCACTTACAAGGAGGCCACCACCACGCTCATCGCCTTTTTAGAGGAAAAAGGTCTCGGCAAGGGCAAGACCAATTTCCGCCTGCGCGACGCCATTTTCGGCCGCCAGCGCTACTGGGGCGAGCCCATTCCGGTGTATTACAAGGACGGCACCGCCTACGGCGTGGCCGAAGCCGACCTGCCGCTCGTGCTCCCCGAAATCGACGAGTACAAGCCCACCGAGCACGGCGAGCCGCCCCTGGGCCGCGCCACCGACTGGAAGTACCGCGGCCAGCACGAGTTCGAGCTGAGCACCATGCCCGGCTGGGCCGGCTCGAGCTGGTACTACCTCCGCTACATGGACCCCGAAAACGCCGACCGTTTCGTGGGCGAAGAAGCCGAGAAATACTGGGGCCAAGTGGACCTCTACATGGGCGGCGCCGAGCACGCCACCGGCCACCTGCTCTACTCCCGCTTCTGGTACCTGTTTCTGAAGGATTTGGGCCTGGTAACGGGCACCGAGCCGTTCCAGAAACTAATTAATCAGGGGATGATTTTGGGCCGGTCAAATTTCGTGTATCGGCTGAATGTCAGTTGGCATAAACACGGTAAAGACGGCAGTTCTGAGCAATTAATTAGCCCGCCAGTTTTTGTGTCAAAAAATCTGCTTGACAGGTGGATTGCTAATAATTATGAATTTTCAGGAACAGATTGGTTGATATGGAAACCGGTATTGAATAAAATCGGAGATAGTTTTTCCAGTCCAGCAGAGACATTCACATACAATGAAGGCATGCAAACTATGAAGTTTGACACTAATGCCTTTTACACTCCGCTCCACGTTGATGTGAGTATTGTTCATAATGATGTACTCGACACAGAAGCATTCAAGAAATGGCGTCCCGATTATGCTAAGTCAGAATTTATTTTTGAGGAAGACGGACGTTATGTCTGCGGCTCGGAAGTCGAGAAGATGTCGAAGGCCAAATTTAACGTTGTCAATCCCGACGTTTTGGTGGCTCAATACGGCGCGGATGCGCTGCGGCTGTACGAAATGTTCCTGGGGCCCCTGGAGCAGTTCAAGCCCTGGAATACCAACGGCATCAGCGGCGTGGGCAGCTTCCTCAAGAAGTTCTGGCGCCTGTTCCACCCCGAGGATGGGGCCCTGGCCGTGACGGACGAGCCCGCCGCGCCCGCCGAGCTGAAGGCCCTGCACCGCGTCATCCAAAAGGTGGCGCACGACATTGAGAAGTTCAGCTTCAACACCTGCGTCAGCACCTTCATGATTGCCGTGAACGAGCTGACGGCCCTCGGCACCCACAAGCGCGCCATCCTGGAGCCGCTCACGCTGCTGCTCTCCCCCTTCGCCCCGCACCTGGCCGAGGAGCTGTGGGCCGAGTTGGGCCACGCGCCCGGCAGCATCAGCCAGGCCGCGTACCCCGAGTTCCGCGAGGAATTCCTGGTGGAAGCCAACGTAACCTACCCCGTGGCCATCAACGGCAAAGTGCGCGACCAGCGCCAGTTCGCCGCCACCGCTACCGCCGCCGAAATCGAAACCGCCATCCGCGAATCGGACTTCCTCACCCGCTTCGGCGAAGGCAAAGCCGTGAAGAAAGTAGTAGTAGTCCCCGGCCGCATGGTGAACGTGGTGGTGTAA